Proteins encoded together in one Neobacillus sp. FSL H8-0543 window:
- a CDS encoding DUF4275 family protein — MDIVDILESKKVKVIEIPKWGPYLRKQWENHFAHHLSDKEKKRIYLHHEDGLCGYLWHLFSYEKKDSLREDLAESAFDREPKDACYIFYQHSDYAVMINNASKLAASDLENEEDIYVVDKSFSWTYVKTHETGLCGPYFSRNEW; from the coding sequence ATGGACATTGTTGATATTCTTGAAAGTAAAAAGGTGAAGGTAATTGAAATACCTAAATGGGGGCCATATTTACGGAAGCAATGGGAAAATCATTTCGCTCATCATCTGAGTGATAAGGAAAAGAAAAGGATTTATCTTCACCATGAAGATGGTCTCTGTGGCTATTTGTGGCATCTTTTTAGTTATGAAAAAAAAGATAGTTTAAGAGAGGATCTAGCGGAAAGTGCCTTTGATAGAGAACCAAAGGATGCCTGCTATATCTTTTATCAACATTCAGACTATGCGGTTATGATAAACAATGCTTCCAAGTTGGCTGCCAGTGACCTCGAAAATGAGGAAGATATTTATGTTGTTGATAAAAGCTTTAGCTGGACCTATGTAAAAACACACGAAACCGGCTTGTGCGGTCCATACTTTAGTCGAAATGAATGGTGA
- a CDS encoding DUF3885 domain-containing protein produces MIKDLNAFLHEDFEGLVLEPPLFYSWTISIRFEIAPPMIPYYEKEYLQQTFDRAIALFKKVFDDNDEMLLVADVKTTCRDLFLQRRPLNVYLKYIKDKESRYKLQYHRFDDPDEEEMTTHRFVLPCAKNEIRYVQLLKAICYEDFAHPSTILKNNPQSGYQVYFINVTQKLIYHLYDDRGCDVIAAEKETIRFLYEDCNEWILDYDRDRIERLFN; encoded by the coding sequence ATGATTAAGGATTTGAATGCATTTTTACATGAGGATTTTGAGGGTCTTGTTTTAGAACCACCGCTATTTTATTCCTGGACTATTAGTATCCGTTTCGAAATTGCACCGCCAATGATCCCTTATTATGAAAAGGAATATTTACAGCAGACCTTTGACCGGGCGATTGCTTTGTTCAAAAAGGTGTTTGATGACAATGATGAAATGCTGTTGGTGGCCGATGTGAAAACAACGTGCCGCGACCTTTTTTTGCAAAGAAGACCGCTAAACGTGTATTTGAAGTACATAAAAGATAAAGAAAGCCGGTATAAGTTGCAGTATCACCGCTTTGATGATCCCGACGAGGAAGAGATGACAACCCATCGATTCGTCCTGCCATGCGCAAAAAATGAAATCAGATATGTGCAGTTGTTAAAGGCCATTTGTTATGAGGATTTCGCTCATCCATCAACGATACTAAAAAATAATCCTCAAAGCGGGTACCAGGTTTATTTTATAAATGTAACCCAAAAGCTGATTTACCACCTGTATGATGATCGCGGCTGCGATGTGATAGCGGCCGAAAAGGAAACCATCCGTTTTCTTTATGAGGATTGTAATGAATGGATACTTGACTACGACAGGGACAGAATTGAGCGCTTGTTCAACTAG
- a CDS encoding glycerophosphodiester phosphodiesterase family protein, whose translation MFKRMLKRFFLFLLILIVFMFVNNTSLFMKDGGREPFLLAHRGLAQTFPMEGIMSDTCTAERIHDPEHPYLENTIPSMEAAFTAGADMVEFDVQPTTDGQFAVFHDWTLECRTDGEGVTREQTMAELKKLDVGYGYTADNGKTFPFRGKGVGLMPTLDEVFTHFPDQSFLIHIKSNDPNEGEQLAAYLAKLPEGRTENISVYGGDEPIAALKNALPDMRVMSMATLKSCLLPYIGVGWTGIIPSACEKTQLHLPEKYAPYIWGFPGKFLTRMEKADTKVILVAGDGGWSEGFDTTQDMDRLPEKYNGGIWTNRIDVIAPLIEK comes from the coding sequence ATGTTCAAGCGCATGTTGAAGAGGTTTTTTCTGTTTTTACTAATTTTAATAGTGTTTATGTTTGTAAATAATACGTCTTTGTTCATGAAGGATGGTGGTCGGGAGCCTTTCTTGCTGGCGCATCGTGGGCTTGCGCAGACTTTTCCGATGGAGGGGATCATGAGTGATACGTGTACGGCGGAGCGGATTCACGATCCAGAGCATCCGTATCTTGAGAACACGATTCCCTCGATGGAGGCGGCTTTTACAGCGGGTGCCGACATGGTGGAGTTTGATGTGCAGCCAACAACCGATGGACAATTTGCCGTGTTCCATGATTGGACACTCGAATGCCGAACCGATGGCGAGGGCGTCACAAGGGAACAAACCATGGCAGAACTGAAAAAGTTGGATGTAGGTTACGGCTATACGGCGGATAACGGCAAAACCTTCCCGTTTCGCGGCAAAGGGGTTGGCCTAATGCCAACGCTTGACGAAGTATTTACCCATTTTCCTGACCAATCCTTTTTGATTCATATCAAAAGCAACGACCCGAACGAAGGAGAGCAGCTCGCAGCCTATCTCGCCAAGCTTCCAGAAGGCAGGACAGAAAATATATCTGTTTACGGCGGCGACGAACCAATTGCAGCACTTAAAAATGCCCTTCCCGACATGCGTGTCATGTCAATGGCAACGTTGAAAAGCTGCCTGCTTCCATATATAGGCGTTGGCTGGACCGGCATCATCCCATCAGCCTGTGAAAAAACACAGCTGCATCTTCCCGAAAAATATGCCCCGTACATATGGGGGTTTCCAGGTAAGTTTTTAACAAGAATGGAAAAAGCCGATACCAAGGTAATCCTTGTTGCTGGTGATGGCGGCTGGTCAGAGGGCTTCGACACCACACAAGACATGGACCGCCTGCCCGAAAAATACAATGGTGGGATTTGGACGAATCGGATTGATGTGATTGCACCTCTTATCGAAAAATAA
- a CDS encoding GNAT family N-acetyltransferase → MPNFNNGGFPALGTPRMNLRILTLDDSKDVFAHFSDVDVTRFMDIEPCKTIKEAQEIIQFHLEDSGCRWGIFEKNTEKFMGTVGFHYLRKNGEFIAEAGFDLSKEYQGKGYMSEAMKEVITFGFSQMKLDMIDATVEPANERSIHLLKKLGFTQAPELKENLLYFFLVRR, encoded by the coding sequence GTGCCGAATTTTAATAATGGGGGCTTTCCTGCACTGGGAACCCCAAGGATGAACCTCCGAATTTTAACCTTGGATGATTCCAAGGATGTCTTTGCACATTTTTCGGATGTTGATGTTACAAGATTTATGGATATTGAACCATGCAAAACTATCAAGGAAGCACAAGAGATTATCCAATTTCACCTGGAGGATTCTGGCTGTAGGTGGGGTATTTTTGAAAAAAACACTGAAAAGTTCATGGGCACCGTTGGATTTCATTATTTAAGGAAAAATGGCGAGTTTATCGCAGAAGCTGGCTTTGATTTGTCGAAGGAATACCAAGGCAAAGGCTATATGTCTGAAGCCATGAAGGAAGTCATTACATTTGGGTTTTCGCAAATGAAGTTAGATATGATTGATGCGACCGTGGAACCTGCTAATGAGCGGTCAATTCATTTATTGAAGAAGTTAGGGTTTACTCAAGCTCCCGAGCTTAAGGAGAACTTGCTCTATTTCTTTTTGGTTAGGAGGTAG